Below is a window of Geomonas oryzisoli DNA.
CACGACCGGGTGAGTGTGGAAATTTCCCGTGGCTGCACGAGGGGTTGCAGGTTCTGCCAGGCAGGGTATATTTATCGGCCTGTGCGCGAGCGGAGCCCGGAGCGGGTCTTCGAGATCATGGAAGAGGCGCTGCACAACACCGGCTACGACGAGATTTCCCTCCTCTCCCTCTCCACCGGCGATTACGGCTGCCTCACCCCGCTGCTCAAGGGGCTCATGGACCGCTACTCGGCCCAGAAGAAGGCGGTCTCGCTGCCGTCGATGCGCGTCGGTAGCCTGAGCGACGAGATGGCGGAGGAGATCCGCCGGGTACGCAAGACCGGCTTCACCCTCGCCCCCGAGGCGGGAAGCGAGCGGCTCAGGAGCGTGATCAACAAGGGGATCACCGAACAGGCGCTCCTGGAGAACGCGGGCTCGGTCTACCGCAACGGCTGGCGTCTCATCAAGCTCTATTTCATGATCGGCCTTCCCACCGAAACCATGGAGGACGTGGACGGGATCGTGGAACTCTCCCGCGAGGTGAAGCGGCAGGGAAAATTCGCCGGCAACGGCGGCGACGTGAACGTCTCGGTATCGAGCTTCGTGCCCAAGCCGCACACCCCGTTCCAGTGGGAGCCGCAGATCACCGAAGCGGAGATCGTCGAAAAGCAGCGCTACCTGCGCGACGCCCTCAAGAAAAAGAAGCTGATCATGAAGTGGCAGGATGCCTCCCTCTCCGGGATGGAAGGGGTCTTTGCCCGCGGCGACCGCCGTCTCTCCAAGCTTTTGATCGAGGCGCACCGTCTCGGCTGCCGCTTCGACGGCTGGTGGGAGCACTTCGATCGCCTGAAGTGGGCGCAGGCCTTCGAGAACTGCGGCATCGATCCCACCTTCTACCTGAGGCGTCGCGAGCTGGACGAGGTGCTCCCTTGGGATCACATCGACTGCGGCGTGACCAAGTCGTTCCTGCTCAAGGAGCGTGAGGCATCGCTCGTCGGCGTCCCCACCCCCGACTGCCGCTTCGATCGCTGCACCGGTTGCGGGGTCTGCGACTTCAAGGAGATAAAGCTGCGGCTCAACGACCCGGTTCCCTTTGGCACCTACGCCAGCCAGCCCGCCGTACCGGAGCCGACCGAGGACGCGCAGCGGATCCGGATCCGTTTCGAGAAGGTGGGCCGGATGCGTTTCCTGAGCCATCTGGAGATGCTGACCCTGTTCACCAGAGCGGTGGGGCGCTCCGGCATCCCGATCCGCTATTCGCAGGGGTTCCATCCCCACCCGAAGTTTTCCTTCGCCACCGCGCTTTCCGTCGGGATTGAATCCTACGCGGAATACATGGATTTCGAGGTCGATGCCGGATATACGGCAGCCCAGCTGCAGGAAGCGCTCAACGCGACCCTCCCTGAGGGGGTGCGGGTGCTGGAGGCCCGGGAAATCGAGCTGCGGGCGCCGGCGCTGTCCGTGATCATGGACAAGGTGCGTTACCGTGTGACCCTGCCCGAAGAACTGGCGCTCGACCTGGAGGCGAAGGCCGCCGCTTTCCTCGCCCTGGAGTCGTCGCCGGTCAAGCGCGAGAAGAAGGGGAAGTCGACCGAGTTCGACCTGCGTCACGAACTGGCCGAGCTGAAGGTCGAAGGGCGCACCCTGGAGATGGTGGTGGGGCGCGGCAAGTTGCTCGAATTCACCAGCGCCATCCTCGGCGTCCCATCCGAAGCCCTCAAAGAGACGCGGATGGAGAAGGTGGAAGTGCTCTTTAAACCGTAACGGAGGTTCAACGTTCAACGTTCACCCACGGTCCTGGCTGTCGACAAGGGCTTGGTGACGGCGGGTGCATCGGTTCAGTCGTTGAGGCTTAACCGCGACTTGCTGCTGGTGCCGTCGGGACACATGCGGCGCCAGCAGAACTGACGTCGAAC
It encodes the following:
- a CDS encoding TIGR03960 family B12-binding radical SAM protein, translating into MSNNILLSVEKPARYMGGEMGTVADREGALRFVLAFPDVYEIGMSHLGLQVLYGVLKGIPWIMPERAYAPWPDLEESLRAEAKPLVTLEAGTPLAQADILGFTLQYELSYTNILNMLDLSGIPLLACDRAEGYPLIIAGGPCAYNPEPLADFFDAFLIGDGEEAVVEIAECVRVAKEQGLGKAELLERLARIEGVYVPSFFEVGYDAEGRVAAITPLKEEFRSVRRRFVADLETAYYPTSPIVPFLKTVHDRVSVEISRGCTRGCRFCQAGYIYRPVRERSPERVFEIMEEALHNTGYDEISLLSLSTGDYGCLTPLLKGLMDRYSAQKKAVSLPSMRVGSLSDEMAEEIRRVRKTGFTLAPEAGSERLRSVINKGITEQALLENAGSVYRNGWRLIKLYFMIGLPTETMEDVDGIVELSREVKRQGKFAGNGGDVNVSVSSFVPKPHTPFQWEPQITEAEIVEKQRYLRDALKKKKLIMKWQDASLSGMEGVFARGDRRLSKLLIEAHRLGCRFDGWWEHFDRLKWAQAFENCGIDPTFYLRRRELDEVLPWDHIDCGVTKSFLLKEREASLVGVPTPDCRFDRCTGCGVCDFKEIKLRLNDPVPFGTYASQPAVPEPTEDAQRIRIRFEKVGRMRFLSHLEMLTLFTRAVGRSGIPIRYSQGFHPHPKFSFATALSVGIESYAEYMDFEVDAGYTAAQLQEALNATLPEGVRVLEAREIELRAPALSVIMDKVRYRVTLPEELALDLEAKAAAFLALESSPVKREKKGKSTEFDLRHELAELKVEGRTLEMVVGRGKLLEFTSAILGVPSEALKETRMEKVEVLFKP